The genomic window GTTTCCTCCCATGCCTCGGCCTCGGTTTCGTGGGCGGTGTGGCCCTCCTGCCAGAGGAATTCGGCGGTGCGCAGGAACAGGCGCGTGCGCATTTCCCAGCGCACCACGTTGGCCCACTGGTTGATCAGGATCGGCAGGTCGCGGTAGCTCTCCACCCATTTCGCATAGGTTGCGCCAATGATGGTTTCGGAGGTCGGGCGGACAATCAGCGGCTCCTCGAGCTCGCCGGCCGGATGCAGCTTGCCGTCCTCGCCCTGCTCCAGGCGGTGGTGGGTGACCACCGCGCACTCCTTGGCAAAGCCCTCCACGTGCTCGGCTTCCTTCTCGAGGTAGCTTTTCGGAATGAAAATCGGGAAATAGGCGTTCACATGGCCGGTATCCTTGAACATCTTGTCCAGGCCGCGCTGGATGTTTTCCCACAGCGCATAGCCCCAGGGCTTGATCACCATGCAGCCGCGCACATCGCTGTTTTCGGCCAACTCGGCCGCACGCACCACCTGCTGGTACCATTCCGGATAATTCTCGTCCCGCGTCGGGGTAATCGCCGTTTTCTTCTGCTTTGCCATGAATCGTTCTCCTAAAAAATGAAGCGCGGAATCTACAGGCCAAACGCCGCGAATACACGAAAAAAAACGGCTTTCCGATTCGTTTCCCCGCGTTGCGCCCTCTATGTTCCCGGGATGGCCAAGACGCACATTCTCTATCTCCAGCTGCCGTTGCTCGACAACGACACCCAAACCGACCGGGAAAACTTTCCGTTTGCCGGGGCCTATCTCGACCACGCGCTCAGGCGCAGCCCCGAGGACGGCTTCCACACCTCGGCCTTCGCCCCGACCGAATGGGACGAACTCGACACGCACCGGCTGGCCGACGCCATCCTCGCCACCCGGGTCGACATTCTTGCCTGCACCCTCTACCTCTGGAACATCGAACGCACCCTGCGGCTGGCCGCCTTGCTGAAAACGGCCCGGCCCGCCATCAAGATCGTCGCCGGCGGCCCGGAAACCGCCAAGGAGCACCCCCTGCTTTCCAACGCCGCCCTGGATGCCGTGGTGACCGGCGAGGGCGAGGCCGTCTTCCCCGCCCTGCTTCACGCCTGGCGAACCGGGAAACCGATCGACTTCGAGACGCTTTGCCACGACGGACAATGGGGTTCAGCCCCCCCGCCCTCCGTCGAGCTGGCCGCGGCCCAGCCGGCCGAGGAAACCATCATGCAATGCGTGCAGAACCGCCCCGTGGTCTATCTCGAAACCGTACGCGGCTGCCCGCTCACCTGCTCCTATTGCCGCTACTACCAACTGCACACCGGCCTGCGCATGCTGACCATCCCGCAGGTGATTGCGCGTGTCCGGCGCTTCCGCGAGCTGGGCGCGAAGGAGATCCGCTTTGTCGACCCCACCTTCAACGCCCGCCCCAAATTCACCGCCTTGCTGGCCGCCCTCGCCGAGGTGAACCCGGATCGGCACCTCGCCTTCTTTGCCGAAATCCGCTCCGATACCCTGACGACGGAACAGGCGCTACTCATGCGCGCCGCCAATTTTACCGCCGTCGAGGTCGGTGTGCAGAGCATCGATCCCCAGGTACTGGAAAACGTATCCCGCCCCACCCGGCTCGAAAAAACCGGCGCGGGCATCCGGGCGCTGTGCGATGCCGGCGTGCATGTGGTGCTCGACATCATGTATGGCCTGCCCGGGCAACATCCCGACGAGGTGCGGCGGAGCCTCGACTGGGGGCTGGCCTTCGGCGACGCCGTCCAGGTGCAATGCATGCAAACCCTGGTTTTGCCCGGAACTGTCCTGCGCAGCCAGGCCGCACAATGGGGGTTCCGGCACGGCGCCCTCCCCCCCTATGGCATCCGGCAAACCGACCACCTCTCGCCCGAAGGGATCCGCGACATCGAAATCCTGCTCGACGAACACCCCAACCTGCCCGCCGACCCCGTCACGCCGCGCTTTTGCGCCCAACGACTCTCCGGCCTCTTCCACGAACAATGCCGCATGGGCACCGAACAGCTCGGCAACCCCGTCCCCGGAAAAACGAACCGGCGCGCCCTGCTCATCTGCGGCGCCGACCTATTCAGCCACCGCGCCGCCATCGCCGGGCTGATCAACCGCGCCATCACCGCCGAGCCCGACGGGCTGTGGCAGTTTGTCCTGGTGCCGGAATTCGAGGAACCGCTGAACCTGATCGAAGAACTGGCGGCGGCGATCCGCAACCATCCACCGCACCTGCTCGACCGCTTTGCCTCGGCAGACGCCTTTGGCCTGACCGTCTCCCGCCGCCTCTACGTCCGCGCGAACAGATCCTTTTCCAGCGGGTGGAAATCCGCCGCCGAGGAGCTGCTGCGCGAATCGTTTGGCTAGCAGCCGGCCATCCCGCTTCGATCAAGCCTTGGA from Pontiella desulfatans includes these protein-coding regions:
- a CDS encoding B12-binding domain-containing radical SAM protein, producing MAKTHILYLQLPLLDNDTQTDRENFPFAGAYLDHALRRSPEDGFHTSAFAPTEWDELDTHRLADAILATRVDILACTLYLWNIERTLRLAALLKTARPAIKIVAGGPETAKEHPLLSNAALDAVVTGEGEAVFPALLHAWRTGKPIDFETLCHDGQWGSAPPPSVELAAAQPAEETIMQCVQNRPVVYLETVRGCPLTCSYCRYYQLHTGLRMLTIPQVIARVRRFRELGAKEIRFVDPTFNARPKFTALLAALAEVNPDRHLAFFAEIRSDTLTTEQALLMRAANFTAVEVGVQSIDPQVLENVSRPTRLEKTGAGIRALCDAGVHVVLDIMYGLPGQHPDEVRRSLDWGLAFGDAVQVQCMQTLVLPGTVLRSQAAQWGFRHGALPPYGIRQTDHLSPEGIRDIEILLDEHPNLPADPVTPRFCAQRLSGLFHEQCRMGTEQLGNPVPGKTNRRALLICGADLFSHRAAIAGLINRAITAEPDGLWQFVLVPEFEEPLNLIEELAAAIRNHPPHLLDRFASADAFGLTVSRRLYVRANRSFSSGWKSAAEELLRESFG